A portion of the Mycobacterium paraseoulense genome contains these proteins:
- a CDS encoding DUF7937 domain-containing protein — translation MHQSSDDAPTGPIGGQAQQTTRIIAPVASGPAATGSATRRRHVLGDLTAVALLIVAIFLPWNLYFGVGIPGSNPALFAVLIAATVLSVIAVAAAGSWRSSGARFNPAMAGRLRLALNIPYALLVLAFVGFDAFETVRFGGTVNVPGGVGPGAWVGIAGSLLSAQAVAAGARSGPVPEGDEYAGWLRSARLIGFASMVLAVLSFGFNLYWRVRYALQNTGGAAAFGKQNVAVIVTAVVYGVVALIAVLVAARWLLRGTRAARLATVALGASTLVAGIGVWSLPLGRDVDAFHGIAQNTSTAGVGFEGYLAWAAAAAMFTPGTLFGHRNTTGAEEGAWRVAARNGLLLIAVWGLGSMLMRFTDLFVAVSLDYPFSRYDSVVLAAFDLITAVLAIWLRVNLGNAARSARLISSLCGLVATLSVARVVVGVVLAPRFADSPNSPARHPVYGNNLAQQITSTFDVTLCGLALCILGAAIVTGQLRGRRLRRRRAARRPAAQAAGAPAAPRPRVPVGHTAAPSAASTTRISTGPRIFRGDDSATRQIPVRKPKIYRPPQG, via the coding sequence GTGCACCAGAGCAGTGACGACGCGCCCACCGGACCCATCGGCGGCCAGGCGCAGCAAACCACTCGCATCATCGCGCCCGTGGCGAGCGGCCCGGCCGCGACGGGGAGTGCGACGCGGCGGCGGCACGTCCTCGGCGACCTGACCGCGGTCGCTCTGCTCATCGTCGCCATCTTCCTGCCGTGGAATCTGTACTTCGGCGTCGGGATTCCCGGCAGCAACCCGGCGCTCTTCGCGGTGCTGATCGCCGCGACCGTGCTGTCCGTCATCGCCGTCGCCGCCGCCGGTTCCTGGCGGTCCTCCGGCGCGCGGTTCAACCCCGCGATGGCGGGCCGGCTCCGCCTGGCGCTCAACATCCCCTATGCGCTGCTGGTGCTGGCGTTCGTGGGATTCGACGCGTTCGAGACCGTCCGGTTCGGGGGCACGGTGAACGTGCCCGGCGGTGTGGGGCCGGGGGCGTGGGTGGGGATCGCCGGCTCACTGCTGAGTGCGCAAGCGGTGGCCGCCGGCGCCCGTTCGGGACCGGTTCCCGAGGGCGACGAGTACGCCGGCTGGCTGAGGTCGGCCCGGCTCATCGGCTTCGCGTCGATGGTGTTGGCGGTGCTCAGTTTTGGCTTCAACCTGTATTGGCGGGTGCGCTACGCGCTGCAGAACACCGGCGGCGCCGCCGCGTTCGGCAAGCAGAACGTCGCGGTCATCGTGACGGCGGTGGTGTACGGGGTGGTGGCGCTGATCGCCGTGCTGGTCGCCGCCAGATGGTTGCTGCGCGGCACCCGGGCCGCTCGGCTGGCCACCGTCGCCCTCGGCGCGTCGACGCTGGTGGCCGGGATCGGAGTGTGGAGCCTGCCGCTGGGTCGCGACGTCGACGCGTTCCACGGCATCGCGCAGAACACCTCGACCGCCGGGGTCGGGTTCGAGGGCTATCTGGCGTGGGCGGCGGCGGCGGCGATGTTCACGCCCGGGACGCTGTTCGGTCACCGGAACACGACCGGGGCCGAGGAGGGCGCCTGGCGGGTGGCGGCCCGAAACGGCTTGCTGCTCATCGCCGTCTGGGGTCTGGGCTCGATGCTGATGAGATTCACCGATCTCTTCGTGGCGGTGAGCCTGGACTACCCGTTCTCCCGGTACGACAGCGTGGTGCTGGCCGCGTTCGATCTGATCACCGCCGTCCTCGCGATCTGGCTGCGCGTGAACCTGGGCAACGCCGCCCGCTCCGCGCGGCTGATCTCGTCGCTGTGCGGGTTGGTCGCCACGCTGAGCGTCGCCCGCGTCGTCGTGGGCGTGGTGCTGGCGCCGCGGTTCGCGGACTCGCCCAATTCCCCTGCGCGGCACCCGGTTTACGGCAACAATCTCGCCCAGCAGATCACCAGCACCTTCGACGTGACGCTGTGCGGGCTGGCGCTGTGCATCCTGGGGGCGGCCATCGTCACCGGGCAGCTGCGCGGCCGGCGCTTGCGCCGCCGCCGCGCGGCGCGTCGGCCCGCCGCCCAGGCGGCCGGCGCCCCCGCCGCGCCCAGGCCGCGCGTCCCGGTGGGCCACACCGCCGCGCCGTCGGCCGCGTCGACCACCCGGATCAGCACCGGTCCGCGGATCTTCCGCGGCGACGACTCCGCGACGCGCCAGATACCCGTCCGGAAGCCCAAGATCTACCGGCCGCCGCAGGGGTAG
- the menE gene encoding o-succinylbenzoate--CoA ligase: MLEGREAALVALSPGSDALRAALRVGEDIDDDVALVVTTSGTTGAPKGALLTAAALTASARATHDRLGGPGSWLLALPPQHIAGLQVLVRSALAGSAPVELDVTGGFDVAELPGAIRRLSAGRRYAALVAAQLAKALTDPAAAAALAELDAVLLGGGPAPQGVLDAAAAAGIAVVRTYGMSETAGGCVYDGVPLDGVLVRVAEAGRIVLGGATLAKGYRNPVDPDPFAEPGWFRTDDLGVLDGSGVLTVLGRADDAISTGGLTVLPQLVEAALGSHPAVGDCAVFGLADDRLGQRVVAAIVVPEGCAAPTLDALRAHVARTLDTTAAPRELHVVDALPRRGIGKVDRTALVRRFAGSDDQ; this comes from the coding sequence GTGCTCGAGGGCCGCGAGGCCGCGCTGGTCGCCCTCTCCCCCGGCTCGGACGCGCTGCGGGCGGCCCTGCGGGTCGGCGAGGACATCGACGACGACGTGGCCCTGGTGGTGACGACGTCAGGAACCACCGGTGCGCCCAAGGGCGCGCTGCTCACCGCGGCCGCGCTGACGGCCAGCGCCAGGGCCACCCATGACCGCCTCGGCGGGCCGGGCAGTTGGCTGCTGGCATTGCCCCCGCAGCACATCGCCGGGCTGCAGGTGCTGGTGCGCAGCGCGCTGGCCGGGTCGGCGCCCGTCGAGCTGGACGTCACCGGCGGCTTCGACGTCGCCGAATTGCCCGGTGCGATAAGGCGATTGAGCGCGGGCCGACGCTATGCCGCACTGGTCGCCGCGCAGCTGGCCAAGGCGCTGACCGACCCGGCGGCCGCGGCCGCCCTCGCCGAACTGGACGCCGTGCTGCTCGGCGGCGGGCCGGCCCCGCAGGGCGTGCTCGACGCCGCCGCGGCCGCCGGCATCGCCGTGGTCCGCACCTACGGCATGAGCGAGACCGCCGGCGGCTGCGTGTACGACGGCGTGCCCCTGGACGGCGTGCTGGTCCGGGTGGCGGAGGCCGGGCGCATCGTGCTCGGCGGCGCAACCCTGGCCAAGGGCTACCGCAACCCGGTGGACCCCGACCCGTTCGCCGAGCCGGGCTGGTTCCGCACCGACGATCTCGGCGTCCTCGACGGGTCGGGCGTGCTGACCGTGCTGGGCCGCGCCGACGACGCGATCAGCACGGGCGGGTTGACCGTGCTGCCGCAGCTGGTCGAGGCCGCGCTGGGCAGTCACCCCGCCGTCGGGGACTGTGCGGTCTTCGGCCTGGCCGACGACCGGCTGGGTCAGCGGGTGGTCGCCGCGATCGTGGTGCCCGAGGGGTGCGCGGCGCCCACACTGGACGCGCTGCGCGCGCACGTGGCGCGCACCCTGGACACCACCGCCGCGCCGCGCGAGTTGCACGTCGTCGATGCGTTGCCGCGACGCGGCATCGGCAAGGTCGACCGGACGGCGTTGGTGCGCCGCTTCGCCGGTTCGGACGATCAATAG
- a CDS encoding inorganic phosphate transporter: protein MNIQLFLLIIVVITALAFDFTNGFHDTGNAMATSIASGALKPKVAVALSAVLNLVGAFMSTAVAATIAKGLIDGHIVTLELVFAGLVGGIVWNLLTWLFGIPSSSSHALIGGIVGATIAAVGGHGVIWKGLVSHVLIPAVVAAILAIAVGAIATWLVYRITRGIPTQRTESGFRYGQWGSASLVSLAHGTGDAQKTMGIIFLALMSYGSISRNAAMPPLWVIVACAVSMAAGTYLGGWRIIRTLGKGLVEIQSPQGMAAESSSAAVILLSTHFGYALSTTQVCTGSVLGSGLGKPGGEVRWGVAGRMGVAWLVTLPLAGLVGAITYWIVHLIGGYPGAVVGFGLLIAVSATIYIRSRKVKVDHNNVNAEWKGDLTAGLQDSAEHEPPSDVHPTNGSGVIGRYDSDDPTMKANA from the coding sequence GTGAACATCCAATTGTTCCTCTTGATCATTGTCGTAATCACGGCACTCGCTTTCGATTTCACCAACGGCTTCCACGACACCGGCAACGCGATGGCAACCTCCATCGCCAGCGGCGCCCTCAAGCCCAAGGTGGCGGTCGCGCTGTCCGCGGTGCTGAATCTGGTGGGCGCGTTCATGTCCACCGCCGTCGCCGCCACGATCGCCAAGGGCTTGATCGACGGCCACATCGTGACGCTGGAGCTGGTGTTCGCCGGCCTCGTCGGCGGCATCGTGTGGAACCTGCTGACGTGGCTCTTCGGCATCCCCTCCAGCTCGTCGCACGCCCTGATCGGCGGCATCGTCGGCGCCACCATCGCCGCGGTCGGCGGGCACGGGGTGATCTGGAAGGGCCTGGTATCGCACGTACTCATCCCGGCCGTGGTGGCCGCGATCCTGGCCATCGCCGTGGGGGCGATCGCGACCTGGCTCGTGTACCGGATCACCCGCGGCATCCCGACCCAACGCACCGAGTCCGGATTTCGGTACGGCCAGTGGGGCTCGGCATCGCTGGTCTCGCTGGCACACGGGACCGGCGACGCGCAGAAGACGATGGGCATCATCTTCCTGGCCCTGATGTCCTACGGCTCGATCAGCAGAAACGCCGCGATGCCACCCCTGTGGGTCATCGTCGCTTGCGCGGTGTCCATGGCTGCGGGCACCTACCTGGGCGGCTGGCGGATCATCCGCACCCTCGGCAAGGGGCTGGTCGAGATCCAGTCTCCCCAGGGCATGGCCGCCGAGTCGTCCTCGGCCGCGGTGATTCTCCTGTCCACCCACTTCGGCTACGCGCTGTCGACCACCCAGGTCTGCACGGGCTCGGTACTGGGCAGTGGGCTCGGCAAGCCCGGCGGGGAGGTCCGCTGGGGCGTCGCCGGCCGCATGGGCGTCGCCTGGCTGGTGACGCTGCCGCTGGCCGGGCTGGTCGGTGCGATCACCTACTGGATCGTGCACCTGATCGGCGGCTACCCCGGCGCCGTCGTCGGCTTCGGACTACTGATCGCGGTCTCGGCGACCATCTACATCCGGTCGCGCAAGGTCAAGGTGGACCACAACAACGTCAATGCCGAATGGAAGGGCGACCTGACCGCGGGGCTGCAGGATTCGGCCGAGCACGAGCCGCCATCGGACGTTCACCCGACGAACGGCAGCGGCGTGATCGGCCGGTACGACTCCGACGACCCCACGATGAAGGCGAACGCTTGA
- a CDS encoding NAD-dependent epimerase/dehydratase family protein — translation MRVLLTGAAGFIGSRVNAALRAAGHDVVGVDALLPAAHGPNPVLPQGCHRVDVRDADALAPLLDGVDLVCHQAAMVGAGVDAADAPAYGGHNDFATTVLLAQMFAAGVRRLVLASSMVVYGQGRYHCGQHGLVDPLPRRREDLDAGLFEHRCPVGGEELTWRLVDEDAALRPRSLYAASKTAQEHYALAWSEATGGSVVALRYHNVYGPGMPRDTPYSGVAAIFRSSIEKGEPPRVFEDGGQMRDFVHVDDVAAANLAAVQHTDGFTAVNVCSGRPVSILQVAGALCDARGGSLSPVITGQYRSGDVRHIVADPSRAADVLGFRAAVDPAEGLRDFAFAPLR, via the coding sequence ATGAGGGTGTTGCTCACCGGGGCGGCGGGCTTCATCGGTTCGCGGGTAAACGCGGCGCTGCGGGCGGCGGGGCACGACGTGGTCGGCGTCGACGCGTTGCTGCCTGCCGCGCACGGCCCGAACCCGGTGCTGCCGCAGGGATGTCACCGCGTCGACGTCCGCGACGCCGACGCGCTGGCGCCCCTGCTGGACGGGGTGGACCTGGTCTGCCATCAGGCGGCGATGGTCGGGGCGGGCGTGGACGCCGCCGACGCCCCCGCCTACGGCGGCCACAACGACTTCGCCACCACCGTGCTGCTGGCGCAGATGTTCGCCGCCGGCGTGCGCCGCCTGGTGCTGGCGTCGTCGATGGTGGTGTACGGGCAGGGCCGCTACCACTGCGGGCAACACGGGCTCGTCGACCCGCTGCCGCGGCGGCGCGAAGACCTCGACGCCGGGCTCTTCGAGCACCGCTGCCCGGTCGGCGGCGAGGAACTCACGTGGCGCCTCGTCGACGAGGACGCGGCGCTGCGGCCCCGCAGCCTGTACGCGGCCAGCAAGACCGCGCAGGAGCATTACGCGCTGGCGTGGTCGGAGGCCACGGGCGGTTCGGTGGTGGCGCTGCGCTATCACAACGTCTACGGTCCGGGAATGCCGCGCGACACCCCATACTCCGGGGTGGCGGCAATCTTCCGTTCGTCGATTGAAAAGGGCGAGCCGCCAAGGGTTTTCGAGGACGGCGGTCAGATGCGCGACTTCGTCCACGTCGACGACGTGGCCGCCGCCAACCTCGCGGCCGTCCAGCACACGGACGGCTTCACGGCGGTCAACGTCTGTTCGGGCCGGCCCGTGTCGATCCTGCAGGTGGCCGGCGCGCTGTGCGACGCGCGGGGCGGTTCGCTGTCGCCGGTGATCACCGGCCAGTACCGCAGCGGCGACGTGCGCCACATCGTCGCCGACCCGTCGCGGGCGGCCGACGTGTTGGGTTTCCGGGCGGCCGTCGACCCGGCCGAGGGGCTCCGCGACTTCGCGTTCGCCCCCCTTCGCTGA
- a CDS encoding TIGR04282 family arsenosugar biosynthesis glycosyltransferase codes for MSVLPVTLLVVAKAPEPGRAKTRLAATVGDVVAAEIAAAALLDTLDAVAAAPVARRVVAMTGDLDAAAGAGEIRQRLRSFTVIPQRGEDFADRLANAHADAAAGFPVLQIGMDTPQVTAELLMDCARRLLEAPAVLGLAHDGGWWVLGVTAPAMAECLRTVPMSQPDTGELTLKALRDNDIDVTPAPRLADFDVLDDVVAVREACAQASRFAKLTRAAGL; via the coding sequence GTGAGCGTCCTGCCGGTGACGCTGCTGGTGGTCGCCAAGGCGCCGGAGCCGGGCCGGGCCAAGACGAGGCTCGCCGCGACCGTCGGGGACGTCGTCGCCGCCGAGATCGCCGCGGCCGCGCTGCTCGACACGCTGGACGCGGTGGCCGCCGCGCCGGTGGCGAGGAGGGTGGTGGCCATGACCGGCGACCTCGACGCCGCCGCCGGCGCCGGGGAGATCCGGCAACGGCTACGGTCCTTCACGGTGATTCCGCAGCGTGGCGAGGACTTCGCGGACCGGCTCGCCAACGCCCACGCCGACGCCGCGGCCGGGTTTCCGGTGCTGCAGATCGGGATGGACACCCCGCAGGTCACCGCCGAGCTGCTGATGGATTGCGCACGCCGGCTGCTGGAGGCGCCGGCCGTGCTCGGGTTGGCTCACGACGGCGGTTGGTGGGTGCTCGGCGTGACGGCGCCCGCCATGGCCGAATGCCTGCGCACCGTCCCGATGTCCCAGCCCGATACCGGAGAGCTCACCCTGAAAGCATTGCGCGACAACGACATCGACGTCACACCGGCGCCACGGTTGGCCGACTTCGACGTGCTCGACGACGTGGTCGCGGTGCGCGAGGCGTGCGCCCAGGCCAGTCGTTTCGCCAAGCTCACCCGCGCGGCCGGGCTGTGA
- the ctaD gene encoding aa3-type cytochrome oxidase subunit I — MVAVAPTPERLEARRPFPDRLGLKGTLLYKLVTTTDHKMIGIMYVVTCFVLFFLGGLMALLMRTELAAPGLQFLSNEQYNQLFTMHGTIMLLLYATPVVFGFANLVLPLQIGAPDVAFPRLNAFSYWLFLFGALITISGFITPGGAADFGWTAYTPLSDAVHSPGAGGDLWITGLIVAGLGTILGAVNMITTVVCMRAPGMTMFRMPIFTWNVLVTSILILIAFPILTAALFGLAADRHLGAHVYDAANGGVLLWQHLFWFFGHPEVYIIALPFFGIVTEIIPVFSRKPVFGYTTLVYATLSIAALSVAVWAHHMFATGAVLLPFFSFMTYLIAVPTGIKFFNWIGTMWKGQITFETPMLFSVGFLVTFLLGGLTGVMLASPPLDFHVTDTYFVVAHFHYVLFGTIVFATYAGVYFWFPKMTGRLLDERLGKLHFWLTFIGFHTTFLVQHWLGDMGMPRRYADYLASDGFQGLNIVSTIGAFILGVSMFPFVWNVFKSWRYGEVVTVDDPWGYGNSLEWATSCPPPRHNFTELPRIRSERPAFELHYPHMVERLRAEAHVRRRAAATSK; from the coding sequence ATGGTTGCTGTAGCACCGACGCCCGAGCGACTGGAGGCGCGCCGCCCCTTTCCAGATCGTTTGGGCCTCAAGGGCACATTGCTCTACAAACTGGTGACGACCACCGATCACAAGATGATCGGCATCATGTACGTCGTCACCTGTTTCGTGTTGTTCTTCCTGGGCGGACTGATGGCGCTGTTGATGCGCACCGAGCTCGCCGCGCCGGGGCTGCAGTTCCTGTCGAACGAGCAGTACAACCAGCTGTTCACGATGCACGGCACGATCATGCTGCTGCTGTATGCGACGCCGGTCGTGTTCGGGTTCGCCAACCTGGTGCTGCCGCTGCAGATCGGCGCCCCCGACGTGGCGTTCCCGCGGCTGAACGCCTTCTCCTACTGGCTGTTCCTATTCGGGGCCCTGATCACCATCTCGGGGTTCATCACGCCCGGTGGCGCAGCGGATTTCGGCTGGACCGCTTATACCCCGTTGAGCGACGCCGTGCATAGTCCCGGCGCCGGCGGCGATCTGTGGATCACCGGTTTGATCGTCGCGGGTCTGGGCACCATCCTGGGTGCGGTCAATATGATCACCACCGTGGTGTGCATGCGCGCGCCCGGCATGACGATGTTCCGGATGCCGATCTTCACGTGGAACGTGTTGGTGACCTCGATCCTGATCCTGATCGCGTTCCCGATCCTGACCGCCGCGCTGTTCGGGCTGGCGGCCGACCGGCATCTGGGGGCCCACGTTTACGACGCCGCCAACGGCGGGGTTCTGTTGTGGCAGCACCTGTTCTGGTTCTTCGGCCATCCCGAGGTGTACATCATCGCGTTGCCGTTCTTCGGGATCGTCACCGAGATCATCCCGGTGTTCTCCCGCAAGCCGGTCTTCGGTTACACCACCCTGGTTTACGCGACGCTGTCGATCGCCGCGTTGTCGGTCGCGGTGTGGGCGCACCACATGTTCGCCACCGGAGCCGTTCTGCTGCCGTTCTTCTCGTTCATGACGTATTTGATCGCGGTGCCGACGGGGATCAAGTTCTTCAACTGGATCGGCACGATGTGGAAGGGACAGATCACCTTCGAGACCCCGATGCTGTTCTCGGTGGGCTTCCTGGTGACCTTCCTGCTGGGCGGCCTGACCGGGGTGATGCTGGCCAGCCCGCCGCTGGACTTCCACGTGACCGACACCTACTTCGTGGTCGCGCACTTCCACTACGTCCTCTTCGGCACCATCGTGTTCGCCACCTATGCGGGCGTGTACTTCTGGTTCCCGAAGATGACCGGCCGGCTGCTCGACGAGCGGCTGGGCAAGCTGCACTTCTGGTTGACCTTCATCGGCTTCCACACCACGTTCCTGGTGCAGCACTGGCTGGGTGACATGGGGATGCCGCGCCGCTACGCCGACTACCTGGCCAGCGACGGCTTCCAGGGGCTCAACATCGTCTCCACGATCGGCGCCTTCATCCTGGGCGTGTCGATGTTCCCGTTCGTCTGGAACGTCTTCAAGAGCTGGCGCTACGGCGAGGTCGTGACCGTCGATGACCCGTGGGGCTACGGCAACTCGCTGGAGTGGGCGACCAGCTGCCCGCCGCCGCGGCACAACTTCACCGAGCTGCCCCGGATCCGTTCGGAACGCCCGGCTTTCGAGCTGCACTACCCGCACATGGTCGAACGGCTCCGAGCCGAGGCGCACGTCAGGCGACGTGCTGCGGCTACCTCGAAGTAG
- a CDS encoding MFS transporter, giving the protein MGRAHRFVDWNPEDVIAWETGNKKIAQRNLLCMMAADHAAFSIWALWSVMVLFMPESVYGFSPADKLLLGAIATLTGACLRIPYTLGIARFGGRNWTTFSAAVLLIPTGATIVLLANPGMPLWTYAVCAALTGCGGANYAASLANVNAFYPQRLKGSALGLSAGIGNLGVAGVQVVGLLVIALAGNRQPYWVCSVYLVLLAVVAVAAALFMDNLEHGIEVATLRSVMFERDTWVLALLYVGTFGTFIGFSFAFAQVLQINFIASGQGAAQASLHAAELAFIGPLLGSLSRIYGGRLADRFGGNRVTMAVFAGMVVATAVLTGVATHDDHNRGPTSGATMVGYIVCLLILFLLAGLGKGSVFKLIPAVIEARSHTLGVAEAERRHWSRNMSGALIGFAAAAGAFGGVAVNLALRQSYQSTGSDSAAFGLFLALYVAATLITWTMYVRRPFAGKSAAPLTRAAAEASLVDATSR; this is encoded by the coding sequence ATGGGGCGCGCGCATCGGTTCGTCGACTGGAATCCCGAGGACGTCATTGCTTGGGAGACCGGCAACAAAAAGATCGCGCAACGCAACCTGCTCTGCATGATGGCGGCCGACCACGCCGCCTTCTCGATCTGGGCCCTCTGGTCGGTGATGGTCCTGTTCATGCCCGAATCGGTGTACGGCTTTTCGCCGGCCGACAAGCTACTGCTTGGCGCCATCGCCACCCTGACCGGGGCCTGCCTGCGCATTCCCTATACGTTGGGCATCGCACGCTTCGGCGGCCGCAACTGGACCACCTTTTCGGCGGCGGTACTGCTGATCCCGACCGGCGCAACCATCGTGCTGCTGGCCAACCCGGGCATGCCGCTGTGGACGTATGCGGTGTGCGCGGCGCTGACCGGGTGTGGCGGCGCGAACTACGCCGCGTCGCTGGCCAACGTCAACGCTTTCTACCCGCAGCGGCTCAAGGGTTCGGCGCTGGGCCTTAGCGCCGGTATAGGCAACCTTGGCGTGGCGGGCGTCCAGGTGGTCGGGTTGTTGGTGATCGCTCTCGCCGGGAACCGCCAGCCCTACTGGGTGTGCTCGGTGTACCTGGTGCTGCTGGCGGTGGTCGCGGTCGCGGCGGCACTGTTCATGGACAACCTGGAGCACGGCATCGAGGTGGCCACCCTACGGTCGGTGATGTTCGAGCGCGATACCTGGGTACTCGCGCTCCTCTACGTCGGCACGTTCGGGACGTTCATCGGGTTCTCCTTCGCGTTCGCCCAGGTGCTGCAGATCAATTTCATCGCCAGCGGGCAGGGCGCCGCGCAGGCATCGCTGCACGCCGCCGAGCTCGCCTTCATCGGGCCCCTGCTGGGGTCGCTGTCGCGGATCTACGGCGGCAGGCTGGCCGACCGCTTCGGTGGCAACCGCGTCACCATGGCGGTCTTCGCGGGCATGGTCGTCGCGACCGCGGTGCTGACCGGCGTCGCTACCCACGACGACCACAACCGCGGCCCGACGAGCGGTGCCACCATGGTCGGCTACATCGTCTGCCTGCTCATCCTGTTCCTGCTGGCGGGCCTCGGCAAGGGTTCGGTGTTCAAGCTGATCCCGGCGGTCATCGAAGCGCGCAGTCACACGCTGGGCGTCGCCGAAGCCGAGCGCCGCCATTGGTCACGCAACATGTCGGGTGCGTTGATCGGATTCGCCGCCGCGGCAGGCGCATTCGGTGGTGTCGCCGTGAATCTCGCGCTGCGGCAGTCCTATCAGAGCACCGGCTCCGACTCGGCGGCGTTCGGGCTGTTCTTGGCGTTGTACGTCGCCGCCACGCTCATCACGTGGACCATGTATGTGCGACGCCCTTTCGCCGGGAAATCCGCCGCGCCGCTCACCCGGGCGGCGGCCGAAGCGTCACTGGTCGACGCTACTTCGAGGTAG
- a CDS encoding DUF3349 domain-containing protein, whose amino-acid sequence MNGFLNSIVSWLRAGYPEGVPPTDTFPVLALLARRMSNDAVKEVASELIRRGEFDDVDIGVLITQITDELPTPDDVERVRLRLAAQGWPFDDAEQAEDPA is encoded by the coding sequence GTGAACGGATTTCTCAACTCGATCGTCTCGTGGCTTCGCGCGGGATACCCGGAAGGCGTCCCGCCGACGGACACCTTTCCGGTGCTCGCGCTGCTGGCCCGCCGGATGTCCAACGACGCGGTCAAAGAGGTGGCTAGCGAGCTGATCCGGCGCGGCGAGTTCGACGACGTGGACATCGGGGTGCTGATCACCCAGATCACCGACGAGCTCCCGACGCCCGACGACGTCGAGCGGGTACGGCTCCGGTTGGCGGCCCAGGGCTGGCCGTTCGACGACGCGGAGCAGGCCGAGGACCCCGCATAG
- a CDS encoding glycosyltransferase family 2 protein has product MPDAVTVVLPCLNEEESLPGVLAGIPAGYRALVVDNNSTDDTAGVARRHGAQVVAEPRAGYGSAVHAGVVAATTPIVAVIDADGSMNAGDLPRLVAELERGADLVIGRRRPVAGLHWPWVARVGTVVMSWRLRTRHGLPVHDIAPMRVARRDALLNLGVVDRRSGYPLELLVRAAAAGWRVVELDVSYGPRTGGRSKVSGSLRGSVTAIFDFWKVIS; this is encoded by the coding sequence ATGCCCGACGCCGTCACGGTGGTCCTGCCCTGTCTCAACGAAGAGGAGTCGCTGCCGGGCGTGCTGGCGGGCATCCCCGCGGGATATCGGGCGCTGGTGGTCGACAACAACAGCACCGACGACACCGCCGGGGTCGCGCGGCGGCACGGTGCCCAGGTCGTCGCCGAGCCGCGGGCCGGCTACGGCTCGGCGGTGCACGCGGGCGTGGTGGCCGCCACCACCCCGATCGTGGCGGTCATCGACGCCGACGGCTCGATGAACGCCGGCGACCTGCCGCGGCTGGTCGCCGAGCTCGAGCGGGGCGCGGATCTCGTGATCGGGCGGCGCCGGCCGGTGGCCGGACTGCATTGGCCCTGGGTCGCCCGGGTCGGGACCGTGGTGATGAGCTGGCGGCTGCGCACCCGCCACGGACTGCCCGTGCACGACATCGCGCCGATGCGGGTGGCCCGCCGCGACGCGCTGCTGAACCTCGGCGTCGTCGACAGGCGGTCGGGTTATCCGCTGGAGCTGCTGGTCCGCGCCGCGGCCGCCGGCTGGCGCGTGGTCGAGCTCGACGTCAGCTACGGTCCGCGGACGGGCGGCAGGTCGAAGGTCAGCGGCTCGCTGCGGGGAAGCGTCACCGCGATCTTCGACTTCTGGAAGGTGATCTCGTGA
- a CDS encoding S-methyl-5'-thioadenosine phosphorylase, producing MLGVIGGSGFYSFFDSDTRAVDVDTPYGPPSAPLTIGAVGGHEVAFLPRHGATHQFSAHTVPYRANMWALRKLGVRRIFGPCAVGSLKPENGPGAIVVPDQLVDRTSGRPDTYFDTGGIHVDFADPYCPTLRATVTGLPGVVDGGTMVVIQGPRFSTRAESQWFASAGFSLVNMTGYPEAVLARELEMCYAAVALVTDLDAGVSTGEGVTTVEVFAEFEKNIGPFKELVREAIGRVAGERDCTHCLPHTGVTLPVELP from the coding sequence ATGCTCGGAGTCATCGGCGGCAGCGGCTTCTACAGCTTCTTCGACTCCGACACCCGCGCCGTCGACGTCGACACCCCGTACGGCCCGCCCAGCGCCCCGCTGACGATCGGCGCCGTCGGGGGGCACGAGGTCGCGTTCCTGCCCCGGCACGGGGCCACTCACCAATTCTCGGCGCACACGGTGCCCTACCGGGCCAACATGTGGGCGTTGCGCAAGCTCGGGGTGCGCCGCATCTTCGGCCCGTGCGCCGTCGGCAGCCTCAAACCCGAGAACGGTCCCGGCGCCATCGTGGTGCCCGATCAGCTGGTCGATCGCACCAGCGGCCGCCCCGACACGTACTTCGACACCGGCGGCATTCACGTCGACTTCGCCGACCCGTACTGCCCCACCCTGCGCGCCACCGTCACCGGCCTGCCCGGCGTGGTCGACGGCGGCACCATGGTGGTCATCCAGGGGCCGCGGTTTTCCACGCGCGCGGAAAGCCAATGGTTCGCTTCCGCCGGGTTCTCGCTGGTCAACATGACCGGATATCCGGAGGCGGTGCTCGCCCGGGAACTCGAAATGTGCTACGCGGCAGTTGCTTTGGTCACCGACCTGGACGCCGGCGTCAGCACCGGGGAGGGCGTGACGACGGTCGAGGTGTTCGCCGAATTCGAGAAGAACATCGGTCCGTTCAAAGAGCTGGTGCGCGAGGCCATCGGCCGCGTCGCCGGCGAACGCGACTGCACCCACTGCCTGCCGCACACCGGCGTCACGCTGCCCGTCGAGTTGCCATGA